In Rosa rugosa chromosome 4, drRosRugo1.1, whole genome shotgun sequence, the genomic stretch AAACTGGTCGGAACCAGATCAACGAAAAGGTTGGAGGAGGAATCTGATCCGCCAAAACAGCAAACTCTGGCGCCGATAGCGTGACCCCTGCCGCCGCCGTATTCCTCCAGCTATGAGCACAGCCGCTCGTCACCAGAGCTACAGATCGCAGGCTGGCCTCTTCTTGCTTCACCGCCGGCAGCGCCCAAGCAAAGTCTCTCATCTGCACAGCCTCCATGGAGCCCAAATCTTTGGTCGACAGCGACGATTGCAAGCGGGCTCTATTTGGGTAAGAACATCTACCTCTCCTTGACGCCTCAGTCCACCACGACAAGGATCGATCCATAGTCCCCAGTGAAACACTTGGGGCTCCATAAGCAGATTGAGAGTGAAAGAACAAGGAGATAGGTGAAAAGCCTATCCTTGGCCTTGGTCTCTTGGAGGAGATAGCAGCAGGCACGCGCAATAGGTCCGATGAAAAGGAGATCGGAATAGATCTCCATCTGTGATGGAGGAGAGGCCAAGGGCGGCTGGAgcgcaaccctagcagagccatTTTTACTCATCATTGATATACACCATATAAAGAAGgttcaattatgtgaattgggtgtgaataaaaaaaaaagtatggatGAGTTTTTACTAATATAGACTTGATTTTTTCGGTTTATATCGAATTTTCTCTTGATAAAACTACAATTACAatcattcgtgcactctttgctaattgatgCTTGTTaattagaatacatagattttgtggagagtcctgatattatttcaggatggtctctttatgcttattgtaatatggggttcaggTTCTATGTcctccccttgtattctgcaatttcattaatcaaggcttgagggcagccgcacaagtcaatttaaaaaaaaaaaaaaaaaaaaaaaaaaactacaattACAATCATGATAGTCACTATCAAACGGCTCATCTCACCTAATTGTTTGAGGAATGAGGGAAATTATAACATGGTCCCGGACCATAGTATACATGGTGGTCCGGGTTAATGTTATTGGGCCATATGACTTGCAATTATTTCTTACTGGTctgttaatttaatttttttttacccccGCATGATTTTCACTAAATTCGAGTGATATGATTGGCTTAGACTACCACATGGCAGTGCCACGTGGTACTCCGGGACCACATAATAATTCCTCGAGGAATGATTCTTCATATGATGGACTAGCTAGAAAGAATGGTTTCATAAGTGAAATATGTGCTGAAAATGGGAGATCCGGAAAAAAATCTCTTTGTTGATGTTCTCTTTAAATCCGGCATATATATAGAATACATGTTCGGTTCAAAATCATGTAGGAAAAAGAAACGTGGACTTTGAAATGCTTGCAACTTAATTTTCAATCCAAAGAACAAACTTCCAAAAAATGGAGAGCTAACAAACAAACTTAAATGGGGTGGGATACTTAGCAATACAAAATTGCCAAATAAAGCACTACATACGAATTCGTCCTTTACAAGTCGCCCAAAGTCCTTTGCTATTACAGGAAATTGGTTCATCCCCTAAAAAACCCATATCCAAATGAATCTGGGAAAAGGGTGATGAACAAAGAAATTAAACAGTGAACTCATGCATAGATGTGTGTGATGAAAGTTAACTATGTAGCTTGTGTTTTCAACCACAGAATTGAAGATGGTACAGACACACAGCTGCAGAGAACTCAGCCAAGGATATGAAAGCACTTAGACTGAGCactttttagggtttattgtaCACTTCACTATCACCCACTCTAAAAATGGTACACTCATCACTCTTTTTCTTTCATAGTTATCTCCTGCTTGAAAGCAACCCCAGAACAACCCATGCCATGAAATATTACAGTGCGATAATATACGCGCACACACacagatacacacacacacacacacacacataatgcATGTATCtgcacacacatacatatatcatGTGGTCCTTGTAATTATGCCAGTCTAAAGAGGTCAGGCTAAGCtctagaaagagaaagagagagagggacagaTGGTGGCATGTATGGTTTATCTAAGTGGGAGGGAAGAAGAACGGCGTGTATAAATGGAAAGAAGAACTTGAGGAAGAAAGAAAGCAGAAATGGAATAAAATCAAAGAGGGCTTTCAATTGGTAATAGACCAGAACTATTGCCATTTTCATGTGAGATGAGATAGGGTTTTGTTAGTGGCAAGTACAAGGATAAGCAACTATTAGTTAGAGGGAGAGAGAATgctctcagtttttttttttttttgaagcaaaTAAGAGGCATGCCCCTTACTTGAATTTAATAAAAGagtaagaagaaaagaaggaacataggagggggaccaaaccaaacctccctacaaaagcaacgaaaagaAATAAACTATCGTAACCGAAATTTGGGAAAACCCAATTGGTCACTCTGACAATGCgataaaagaaaagatggtgGAGCATCCCACCACACCATATTAGGAGCAGTCGTACCATAATTCGCCAAAGCATCAGCTACCTTATTACCTTCACGAAAAATATGTGATACACGAAAAGTCATTTGAGAAATCTTGTACATGGggggaaaaaaaagaataacGCATGGGGGGGAAGTACATTCTTGCCTGAACTATTTTCtgctcttttttttaatttttttttaaatattttttagtGGAGACACTCATTTACATAGTAGGAGAGATGAGTTTTCAACCTTTTTGGTGACAGTGACATAATTTAGATGCCCTCCCCAGTCAAAGGGCATTGCCCTATGACAGAGCAGTCCTCACAATTTTGCCTCTTCGTGTGAAATAATTGTCCTTCCCTCCTAGGGTTAGAGACTTAGAGTGATAGACACAGCCACGTGGAGGCATTGGTTATCATAACTTGGAGGAAAAACACAATAACTTGATGGATATTTTTTTAGGACAATTCGAAGTTTCAAACTCAAAATGGGGAATGCGACATAATAAATGCTAATATAATTTGTGAGCTAGTTGAGAAAACAATTGAATGAATTGATCATTTATACACACATTGTTATTTTAAAACCCTGAAGTAGTATATTATACATTAATTAATACTATATTGAAGAGAAGAAATTAATACTATattgaagagaagaaaagagggCTTGCTCACCATAACTgaaattttttacttttatatccttaaaatattaaataactttatatatatttctaattgtcaaaaataaaatattcaaaactcaaataaacaattaattaagaaaatataTTATCTTCGATCATAAACTAACTACCCACTTCTAGATGGGAAACCACCCACTTCTCCTACATCCATAGGATGTTTATAGTATATATTGATGAAACTGAAGCATTTTTTTAGACTCTAAGTCGGTTGTCTCTTCGAGTGCAACACTAAATGACTCTAAACAAATGTTTCAGTTTCATCAATATATAGCTAGACCTTAAAAATATATAGCTAGACTCTAAAGATAGCTATATATGAACAACTGAACCTTTATACACACATTGTCATTTTAAAGCCCTAAAGTAATATAGGAACCATACATTAATTAATACTATATTTAAGAGAAGAAGACTTGCTCACTATAActgaatttttttacttttatacccttaaaatattaaataactTTATATATCTTTTTAATTGTCAGAAATAAAAAAGTCAAAACTCAAATAAACAATAAATATTAAATaagaaaatatattattttcgaTCATAAACTAACTACTCACTTCTCCTACACCCATAGGGTGTGAATAGTTTCTAGTACATATTGATGAAActgaaacatttttttttagagtCTAGCTATCTTTAGTGTTGctgaaactgaaactgaaactgaaactgaaacaTCTTTTCTTCCTCTCAAGACCGGCCGTGTGCAACACTATACGTACAAGCAATATAGTCGGAAGAAAGCAATGCGATCCGGCTGGAAACCTATTTTGAATCTTTTTAATATTTTTGAAGCATATTATTTATCAagtataaataaaaaacaagacAAAGCATGGAACCTACttttgaatatttcagaaacaAAATCATATACTGAAGTACTTTCACCAAGAGTAAACACAAATTAAGCCCCCCTCTTTGTGGAGTCCATGCAATTCAAGGTCGACTTCGTTGAGGGAGAGGGTGATTGCGAAAACCATCGATTTGGGAATATTTTAATTTAAAACTCTCTCCCACCGGGTAACCACGTGAAGTGGTACAATGCAAATACTAGGTGTTTTTTCCTATCCACCCACTTCCTACAATATCTCGTTATAAAGAGAAAACACCAACTTTATGAAGAAAAGATGAGGAAAAGGAAAGCTCCTGGTCTGCAATCAATGCCTCCTTAGTCCTTACTCACTGCTTCCTTCTTTActccttcctcctcctccttcctctatctctctcttctctctcattaTATGCGCTGCATTCAACCCCCAATAACATGTCTCTCTCAGTCCTTCTGGTCTTCACGGTAAATGTACatgtactctctctctcctctctctctctctagctaaCTCTCTGACGCACGCTTACACTCAATAAGACACGAAGTGTATACACACAGAAATTAGCTGCAGTAGTATTGACTGTCGTGTTATATATATGTGCAGGAGGAGGCAGCTGTCTTTCTCAAGCTAGCAGCAAGCTTTCTCTGCTGGTAAAAACAGCATTTGTTACAAAACACACATGGCTGTCTTTCTCAAAGCTAGTCCTTCTCGGGTCTTCACTGTTGAAGATAGCTAGTAAAATCCTCCCATACAATGGTGCACTTGTCCTTCTCAATTAGATCCATCAATTTCAAGCCAACCGAGTCGACCTAGCTCACTAGTTGGTACCAGTACTAGCAGCCAGCAGCTAACTAGGGTTGAGCTTCAACTTGAAAACCACAACCAGATATTAGCTATATACGTACATCACAATGTTTTCGTATAGCTCAAACGCTATTAGCACCGGTACTACTGGCAATTACTACGAACCTGCCGTGCCTTTTCCTCATGACCAATCCTTTTTGATCCACAGTAGGCCTTTTCTTAATTCTACTACCAATCCAAATTGCAATTCCGCTTCAGTTATTTCCAATTCCAAACAAGATCAAGATCTACAAGAAGACCctcatcatcatattcatcCTCCTTTGTCTTTCTTCTACTTCCCCTCTCCCTTTGAAGACGACGATGTTTTACTccaccaacaccaccaccaccaccaccatgacCTGTCGTCGCTTCATGAAAATACCTTATTtgcccatcatcatcatcatcagaccGGTACTCCTCTCACTGCTACAATGGTGGAGGGGGATTCTAACAAAGATGATCAGGTGGTGATCGGTAAGGAAGGtgagcaacaacaacaacaacagaaaCAGATCCCGATGACGAGAAGATCTTGCAAGAAGGACCGGCACAGCAAGATTAGCACCGCCCGAGGACTGAGGGACCGGAGAATGAGATTGTCCCTCGATGTTGCCAGAAAGTTCTTTGGTTTGCAAGACGTGCTCGGCTTTGACAAGGCCAGCAAGACGGTGGAGTGGTTGCTCAATCAGGCAGGAGCTGAAATCAAGAAAGTAACAAGAGAAATGAACGGTCAGAACGAAAACCAAAGCTCTAGCACTACTACCGCCGCAGGAGCAGGTGCCAGAGCCAGAACCACATCTTCCATATCCGAGTGTGAAGTTGTGTCCGGTACAGATGAGGTCGCGACTGATGATATTATTGATAAGGTAAGCCGgacatcctcttcttcttgtgCCAAAAATCGGATCAGAAGGACTGTCAGGCAACCAAAGAAGAGTGCATTGTTTAACCCTCTTGCAAAGGCGTCGAGGGAAATGGCAAGAGCTAGAGCAAGAGAAAGAACTAGAGAAAAGATGGGGAGACAGTCAAAGCCATGTGGTGATGTTGATCAGGCAAAGAAGATGAAGCCGGACCTGAGCCAATTAAGTTCATGGAGTACATTTGAAACCGGAGAAGAATCTGGAGCTACTCAAagccacaacaacaacatcaacaATCATTCTCCATTGGAAGCACTTGCTGAGGTTGAAGAGCCAATAAGCAGCTTCCAAGCAGCTGCGACTACGGTAGTAGTTCATCGTCATATTCATCAAGACTTGATTGAAATTGATGGTCATGATGCTGCAGCTAACTTGGTGACAATGGGAAAGTGGAGCCCCTCTTCCACTTTCAATTCTCTTCAAAATACTTCTGGATCAATTTCACAAGAGGTATGTAGTACTACTACTCAATTAATCTTTTGTGCTGTATAACAAACATGCATATATAATCAAACCTGTAATACTGGCATCCAACATAAGGTACAATTATATATTACATAATGCTGGTACTGATCGGTTCTGACAAACACCATAATTTGCAGCAACATCAGTTTGCAGACTTTCAATTCTACGGAAAACCATGGGAGGTCTACAACAGTAGTACTCATAACCTTTTTTAACACCGCGATGAATATCGATCAGAGAGTATATATGTACGTGTGTACTAATTGCCTTCTTCTTTCTGTTTGGAATAATGTAAGATATGTGGAAATTAATTAAGTAGCTTCTTAATGATTATTGTGGAGTTCCCTCTAAACTACCATGATGtattatataaaaatattaTGCTTCCCTTAATTTCTACCTAATTTCCACCTTTCTCATTACTTTTTCAAAGGCATACTTATTTCTGATAAAGAGTTAGGGTCacttctctcatatcaatcatatAAACAGTATATATTCATGTTTGTGTGTTTACTTAACTGATGATCATCACCATCGATCAGGTTATCTCTTTAGATGTGACTGAGTAGACATGACTTGATCATCCACTTTTTAGCTTCATGTCATGCTGCTTCCAGAGAAGTGATCCATGCATCCACATACACAAATGATCCCCAACTTCACTTCCATGATGACATATATATTGCATTCTGATTATGTGAGAGAAATGAATCAGCTTAGtttcatatgcatatatatgagTTCGATAAGGAAAATAGGGACTCAGAATGTTTAATCCCCTCCTTAATTGTTAAATGTATAATTGTATTCCCAgcaattattatatatatatatatatatatatatatctatatatatatataatggaaATAGGGCTGCACTTAGATTTTCTTGAAAGCATCAAAACACCTCTGGACTCTTATAGAACAGGACTTAAGAATCTTAGTTATAGATAGGACTATCTGATTTTATTACAGGACATTTAGGAAGAAGTTTGGTTCAAATTGATGGGAGCTCAGATCTCTAACCTGTGTTTGCTATATGTTTTTATGTATATTAATCGTTGTATAAAACTTCCATCATTGCTTTGAACTTCACCTATTAagatcttctttcttttctatctTCTTATTTTATGTGAAGGCTGTAGCTGTGCTGATGTATCATGATAATCATAAGCAACGATGAATTAGGGGGAGACtgtaaaatgaatttaagttTAAAAGCAAATAATAGCTTTATAACAGTAGGGGAGACTGTATGAGACTGTATGTTTTCATAACATTTGAAAGTTATGATCAATATTATTTCGAGAGAGATTCTACTTAAGAGGGAAATAAGTTAATATTATCATGACCAAGAGGGGATAGAGAACCTTAATATGTCTGCATGGAGCTAATATGCAAACATATTCATTCACTTAGTTATAAACCTACCATCGTTTCAAGCATCCAGGCATATAAAAGTCTTTAGGGATAACTTGAGGAAAGAGTTAGGATTATGCTATATCAGATATTCAATTATAATTGTCGGTGAGCCGTGACCTGTTGGTTAGCTAGTCTGACTAACACCGTGGAGGTCACGGGTTCAAATATCATTGACATCAAAGATGGAGTTGGGTGAGGAGTTACATTGTCGtccagaataaaaaatatatattcaatTATAATTTCTATTATAACTAAAAAAATCCTAAAGTATGAAAACAAACACATACAAATACTGTTAAGTATAAACATAGCTACTATATAATGGTTTACATAGGGCTAATTAATTGCCTTGTCAAAAGCTATAGATTGGAAAGCAGAAAAGAATGTCTTCTTGGTTCACAGTGATTAATATAGTTTATTTGGATGGATAGTAATTTCCTGTGTTAACAAAAATATTGGTCAATCGAAGTAGCATGTGTATAAATAGTACTGTCTAAGTAGCTAGAAAGAATATATGAAACTCAGCTTTCGAATTATAAGACAGTAGAAAAGTTGCGGCTTGAATTATGTAGGTATCAATGATGGATATATATGATGGCAACATTTGAAACTTTTGGCCAGCTGTGGTTGAGCTGCCATATGCCATATATGTTATATCCAGTTCTAAAGTCTTTGCTAGCTTGATCGACCGAGGTGCATGTGGTGTTAAACAGTAGAGGGTGGCGACTGACTGCAATATGGATCAAATAATGGACAAATATATGGAGGTGATGTAGAGAATAAAATTAAATCCATTTGATACGGACCAAGTTAGACTTGCTACCAAGCTTAATCGgttaatatatgtgtgtgtattatGTATATATTATCGTGAGGCTTTGTCCTTTACTCTTTCTAGCTTTTGATCATTTGCTACATATATGTGTTAATTGGTCCATATCATCCATTCAAAGCTGGATAATTTCTGCCAAGCTAATACTAAATGAAACTATACAAAGAACGAGTCCAAAGCTCGATAGAAATTTATATATACcaggaaaaaaaagaggatgGAATCAAGCACAACTAGTGTATTATGGTTCATTTCCAgatggttatatatatatatatatatatatatatatagagagagagagagagagagtactaAAGGAAAATGTTGGTAGTAAAATGGAAAAGCTATATAGATTTTCTTAAGAAAATTACAGGTGAGATGAGCTCAAGAGAGGTGCAAATAGAGTTAATAGCAAAAGACAGATCCGATGTTGAACTCAGCAACAAAAGTATTAGAAAAGAGAATATacaagaaaattaaagaaaccaATGAAATATATCTGTACTGTAATGGATAAAGGACTACAGATGCATTGCACAGACATGTAATTGATTGGATTGGAAAGAACAGCAGACCCATTTGGATTTTAACGCACGTCACCTATAGAATTTCATGAAAATATGAATGAGTGCATAATTGGTTGATAATAGTCAGTGGTTAATAACATATGGCTGGTACAGACTACAGACAGATTTAAGAGGAAAGCCttcattttattgtattttagAGTACGTGATGTTTCGAATTTTTCCCGTCAAATCAATAAAAAAAGTGTAATAGTTAAAAAATTCAGAGCATCGCAAGTTTccgaaacatttttttttattgttcaatcacacggtgtcctccaAGGCTAGCctagagactaatccgtgctcgggggatcttgtcagaacgcttcctcccccctgacaaccaagaatatattgggatttaactccaataagcgtaggcgggattcgaacccgggtatGGGGGTATGGAgcctcttaccaactcgaccacctgtggtggttacAAGTTTCCGAAACATAGTAAAATGTTCACCTTGTCGTATCCAGTTCTGCCATGAATATTGTTTCTTGAGGAGTAGACGGCATAAAGAAAAGCGCGGCCATTAAGTTGGTTCTGAGATGGCTATAAGAAccttttaaaaaataatttattttacAGTGTGTTTTGATGAGAAAATTATTAAATTCGtagaaatttataaatgatggaatctacaACTTcatcaattaaaattaaaattatattGTTTGGTTATATCTATCTAAATGTgtaataaataaagaaagtttaaaacaaataaaaaaaataaatgcaaAAAAATGTTGTTTTGGAAACAAATAAAGAACTAAAAATTGAATACCATGAAGAAATTCAAAATTACACCTATTTTGGTAGAAGTTGAAGTGAGGATTCAGACAATGaattcattcttttttcttccacaaagaattttaaaattttcaatccaagaatgtcaaacgagggaattgacttgtaaaaattatgaaatcctcatttTCAATTAAATAATATCATCTTTTCCATCACCCAAACACACTTTTAATGCAAATATTATACATTAGATCACAATAATGTAATATCTGAAATCATGTTTCAGTTGAATTAGAAAAATAGGTGATTTTATAGTCGTTTTATAATGAATATTTTAGTCCATTCCTATTTAATAGTGCAAATGAATTTAAAAAGtataaaaatatttttatatGTAAAATATAAATATTTCTCCATTTTTGATGATGTGTCTCTATTtcacaaagaaaacaaagatgaTCTAGAAAACTATCAAGTCCTAAGAAGGCCTGGGTTTAAAGGTGAGGATGGAGATGGTGCTGGTAGACCCATCTTTGACCAACGATGACATGTTCTCTAATTCAAATGCATCGAAACGTGTGTTTTGGACGCTTTAACCCTGTTGTTTCTCTTGTTTTTGGTCTGAATTAAGTCTATTTCTTTTCAACCTACCACGGCATTTTGTCTTCCCTAATTCTAGTCATTTGGTCTGTCATATATACTTCAGTACCTCTTCATCTCAGCTTATGAAATTC encodes the following:
- the LOC133745136 gene encoding transcription factor TCP18; this translates as MFSYSSNAISTGTTGNYYEPAVPFPHDQSFLIHSRPFLNSTTNPNCNSASVISNSKQDQDLQEDPHHHIHPPLSFFYFPSPFEDDDVLLHQHHHHHHHDLSSLHENTLFAHHHHHQTGTPLTATMVEGDSNKDDQVVIGKEGEQQQQQQKQIPMTRRSCKKDRHSKISTARGLRDRRMRLSLDVARKFFGLQDVLGFDKASKTVEWLLNQAGAEIKKVTREMNGQNENQSSSTTTAAGAGARARTTSSISECEVVSGTDEVATDDIIDKVSRTSSSSCAKNRIRRTVRQPKKSALFNPLAKASREMARARARERTREKMGRQSKPCGDVDQAKKMKPDLSQLSSWSTFETGEESGATQSHNNNINNHSPLEALAEVEEPISSFQAAATTVVVHRHIHQDLIEIDGHDAAANLVTMGKWSPSSTFNSLQNTSGSISQEQHQFADFQFYGKPWEVYNSSTHNLF